A genomic window from Bdellovibrio sp. SKB1291214 includes:
- a CDS encoding sigma 54-interacting transcriptional regulator, whose product MNQAILKLVSENPKTYQVSDFLTIGKDAQCQIQLSGEELAERHFRIERREQTYYIRDLRSPHGTFVNNARIMEAILQEGDLIRAGNQELVFTYKTGEQPVSQFPLKSRNEVWNEELQSLRHVATTDFPVLILGPSGTGKDVIAQAIHNESLRKNATFMSVNCSALSETLIESELFGHVKGSFTGAISDRKGAFEAARNGTLFLDEIGDLSYALQAKLLRALENGEIRPVGADRNIKTDVRIIAATHQSLPEKIREGSFRADLYFRLNVVSVTPPALHNRMEDFEDLLYTFAKKMRVRFSFGAIARLKKHPWPGNIRELKNLVTRAAALYPREHIEEKHIEKLLDKTMLSPAEVDTPNDIPVIKEIEKQMIIKRLTANRGNQRRTAADLGMPKSTLHDRLKYYNIQVENFKV is encoded by the coding sequence ATGAACCAAGCAATATTGAAACTAGTAAGTGAAAACCCGAAAACCTATCAAGTCAGTGACTTTCTGACCATCGGCAAAGACGCCCAATGTCAGATTCAACTCAGCGGTGAAGAACTCGCTGAAAGACATTTCCGAATCGAACGTCGCGAGCAAACCTATTATATCCGTGACTTGCGAAGCCCCCATGGCACATTCGTTAATAACGCTCGTATCATGGAAGCCATTCTACAGGAAGGCGATCTAATCCGCGCCGGCAATCAAGAATTAGTATTTACCTACAAAACAGGCGAACAACCCGTTTCTCAATTTCCCCTGAAAAGCCGCAACGAAGTTTGGAATGAAGAACTTCAAAGTCTACGTCACGTAGCGACCACTGACTTCCCCGTCCTTATTTTGGGCCCATCAGGTACTGGTAAAGACGTCATCGCCCAAGCCATTCACAATGAATCATTAAGAAAGAACGCAACTTTTATGAGCGTCAACTGCAGCGCTTTGTCCGAAACGCTGATCGAAAGTGAACTATTCGGTCACGTGAAAGGAAGTTTTACGGGCGCTATTTCAGATCGCAAAGGAGCTTTCGAAGCGGCTCGTAACGGAACCTTATTCCTAGACGAAATCGGTGATCTTTCCTATGCCTTGCAAGCAAAACTTCTGCGCGCCTTGGAAAATGGCGAAATCCGTCCGGTGGGAGCTGATCGCAACATCAAGACAGACGTGCGCATCATCGCGGCCACTCATCAAAGCTTGCCAGAGAAAATTCGCGAAGGAAGTTTCCGCGCAGACCTATATTTCCGTTTGAATGTGGTTAGCGTAACTCCTCCGGCGCTTCACAATCGCATGGAGGACTTTGAAGACCTGCTGTATACTTTTGCTAAAAAAATGCGTGTGCGCTTTTCATTCGGTGCCATTGCTCGTCTGAAAAAACACCCGTGGCCAGGGAATATTCGTGAACTTAAGAACTTGGTCACTCGTGCTGCAGCCCTTTACCCCCGAGAACACATCGAAGAAAAACACATTGAAAAGCTTTTGGATAAAACGATGCTGTCTCCTGCCGAGGTCGATACTCCGAATGATATTCCGGTGATCAAAGAAATTGAAAAACAAATGATCATTAAACGCTTAACTGCTAATCGCGGAAACCAACGTCGTACGGCCGCGGATTTGGGAATGCCAAAATCAACTCTGCACGATCGCTTGAAGTACTACAATATTCAGGTGGAAAACTTTAAGGTTTAA
- a CDS encoding TonB family protein, giving the protein MNSKYKELPPFAISLFLHLLVFAGMSIIAMKPQVLAPFGAYKKGGAVVVEFESLPSVATAANRIAAPVVSNEGDIALEKKKIKPTEVTPQNAEIAGAKTLGHADGILTSGPLGEANGSHSATIKERYLYELRILIEGRKVYPVTSKRLRETGRVLVEFTVQQDGSITAVGIKQAAAFERLNEAAKTLIAGIGKYKPLPQEFAQTSARLEIPIEYSLQ; this is encoded by the coding sequence TTGAACTCGAAATATAAAGAATTACCACCCTTCGCAATCTCTCTTTTTCTGCACCTGTTAGTGTTTGCAGGGATGTCGATTATTGCGATGAAGCCCCAAGTTTTGGCACCCTTTGGTGCTTACAAAAAGGGTGGTGCGGTAGTTGTTGAGTTTGAGTCTTTGCCTTCGGTTGCAACAGCAGCGAATAGAATTGCGGCGCCCGTAGTTTCTAATGAGGGCGATATTGCGCTCGAAAAAAAGAAAATCAAACCGACAGAAGTGACTCCACAAAATGCTGAAATTGCAGGAGCTAAAACTTTGGGGCATGCCGATGGAATTCTGACTTCAGGTCCACTGGGTGAAGCCAATGGCAGCCACTCTGCAACCATCAAAGAACGTTATCTTTATGAGCTGCGCATCTTGATTGAAGGTCGCAAAGTTTATCCCGTGACTTCCAAAAGACTTCGCGAAACGGGTCGTGTTTTAGTTGAATTTACGGTTCAACAAGATGGTTCTATAACGGCCGTAGGAATCAAGCAGGCCGCGGCTTTTGAGCGATTGAACGAGGCTGCAAAAACCCTGATTGCTGGTATTGGAAAATACAAACCCTTGCCTCAGGAATTTGCACAAACTTCTGCGCGGCTAGAAATTCCTATCGAATATTCTTTGCAGTAG
- a CDS encoding KdsC family phosphatase, translating to MAIEISKLKNIKMLVLDVDGVMTDTRIWFENGEWRRFYSIRDGVGIKRLTEAGYKIAVITGTKAEDVRARAKSLGIHYFYEGALDKEPSFLQLQKESGISPNEMAYVGDDIFDIPLLQAVSFGATVPEAVDEVIEIADYVTKRPGGCGAVREVCDYIYKYGAFSSGR from the coding sequence GTGGCAATAGAAATATCAAAACTTAAAAATATCAAGATGTTGGTGCTCGATGTCGATGGCGTCATGACCGACACACGCATATGGTTTGAAAACGGCGAGTGGCGCCGTTTTTACTCCATCCGCGATGGCGTGGGCATCAAACGTTTGACAGAAGCGGGTTACAAGATCGCGGTCATCACTGGCACAAAGGCAGAGGATGTGCGAGCTCGCGCAAAGTCCCTTGGTATTCATTATTTCTATGAAGGTGCTCTCGACAAAGAGCCTTCTTTCTTACAGCTGCAAAAAGAATCCGGCATTTCACCAAATGAAATGGCGTACGTGGGCGACGACATTTTCGATATCCCACTTTTGCAAGCAGTGTCCTTCGGGGCCACAGTTCCTGAAGCAGTTGATGAAGTGATTGAGATTGCAGATTACGTGACGAAGCGACCAGGCGGTTGCGGAGCAGTTCGTGAAGTTTGTGATTACATTTATAAATATGGGGCGTTTTCCTCAGGTAGGTAA
- the kdsB gene encoding 3-deoxy-manno-octulosonate cytidylyltransferase, whose product MKIVGVIPARFASTRFPGKPLALLQGRPMIQWTIEGAKKSKLLTDLIVATDDSLIKEAAEAAGAKVVMTDSSLPSGSDRIHAAIKNIECDVVVNIQGDEPLVTGNLIDRLAQVFVDEPKMDMATLAHPISEEELQNPNSVKVVMNMKDEALYFSRFPMPYSRVKASELGDYSGCLKHIGMYAYSTKFLQEFCEAPQALIEKAESLEQLRALYLGAKIKVVRVKEASIGVDTPEDLEKLEKVLSQRK is encoded by the coding sequence ATGAAGATTGTTGGGGTCATTCCAGCCAGATTTGCATCCACGCGTTTTCCTGGAAAACCTTTGGCCCTTCTTCAAGGCCGCCCGATGATTCAATGGACGATTGAAGGCGCCAAGAAGTCTAAACTTCTGACAGACCTTATAGTTGCTACAGATGACAGCCTAATTAAAGAAGCTGCTGAAGCGGCGGGTGCTAAAGTTGTTATGACTGATAGCAGCCTTCCTTCGGGCAGTGATCGTATTCACGCCGCAATCAAAAATATTGAATGCGATGTCGTGGTCAATATTCAAGGTGATGAACCTTTGGTAACGGGGAATTTGATCGATCGCCTGGCACAAGTGTTTGTGGATGAACCGAAAATGGATATGGCAACACTTGCTCATCCTATTTCAGAAGAAGAGCTGCAAAATCCTAATTCTGTGAAAGTCGTGATGAACATGAAGGATGAGGCTTTGTATTTTAGCCGCTTCCCGATGCCGTATTCGCGTGTGAAGGCAAGTGAGCTTGGGGATTACTCGGGCTGCCTAAAGCACATCGGCATGTATGCCTACTCGACAAAATTTTTGCAGGAATTCTGTGAGGCTCCTCAAGCTTTGATTGAAAAAGCTGAAAGCTTGGAGCAACTGCGTGCTTTGTATCTGGGGGCAAAGATCAAAGTCGTGCGGGTAAAAGAAGCAAGCATCGGGGTGGATACTCCCGAAGATCTTGAAAAGTTAGAGAAAGTTTTAAGTCAGAGGAAATAA
- a CDS encoding outer membrane beta-barrel domain-containing protein, which yields MLNRKLIAFLLIAAMLTPGLSNAQEAGDDVDVIEVEMNKSAPKKPTIENSAAAKSYNTDEEKNTTDFKGLANLAPFQEISIIQKRFMPKTGRFELFGGGTIVTNDPFFNTMGGVLKAGYFLTETWGVELNYFGLTTTQRESTRELETNNGVSTESLAYPKSYMGADLMWVPIYGKMTWFNNRIVPFDLYFSGGYGMTEASTGQSCGTIHVAAGQIFSLTKSVAFRWDFSWNFYNATVTNKIKDNMGNVTGTTKSDNNFNNLFLTVGVSWFFPEATYR from the coding sequence ATGTTGAACAGAAAACTAATCGCATTTTTACTGATCGCTGCGATGCTGACTCCGGGGTTGTCGAACGCCCAGGAGGCTGGTGACGATGTGGATGTCATCGAAGTTGAAATGAATAAGTCTGCTCCTAAAAAGCCGACTATCGAAAATTCCGCTGCAGCAAAGAGCTATAATACTGACGAAGAAAAAAATACGACTGATTTCAAAGGACTTGCGAACCTTGCGCCTTTCCAAGAAATCTCGATTATCCAAAAACGTTTCATGCCTAAGACAGGTCGTTTCGAGTTGTTCGGTGGCGGTACTATCGTAACGAACGATCCGTTCTTTAATACGATGGGTGGCGTTTTAAAAGCCGGTTATTTCCTGACTGAAACGTGGGGTGTGGAGTTGAACTATTTTGGTTTGACGACAACTCAACGTGAATCGACACGTGAACTTGAAACAAATAACGGTGTTTCCACGGAAAGCTTGGCTTATCCGAAATCCTATATGGGTGCCGATTTAATGTGGGTGCCGATCTACGGTAAAATGACTTGGTTCAATAACCGGATCGTTCCATTCGATTTGTATTTTTCTGGTGGTTACGGGATGACGGAAGCTTCAACGGGTCAAAGCTGCGGAACAATTCACGTGGCTGCTGGTCAGATTTTCTCTTTGACGAAATCTGTAGCATTCCGCTGGGACTTCAGCTGGAACTTTTACAATGCGACAGTCACCAACAAAATTAAAGACAATATGGGGAATGTGACGGGCACAACTAAGTCCGATAACAACTTCAATAACTTGTTCTTAACTGTAGGCGTGAGCTGGTTCTTTCCGGAGGCAACATACCGATGA
- a CDS encoding CTP synthase — protein sequence MKQKFIFVTGGVVSSIGKGLTAASLGALLEARGHKVTIMKFDPYLNVDPGTMSPFQHGEVYVTEDGAETDLDLGHYERFTSAVMSRSNSVSTGQIYDTVIARERRGDYLGGTVQVIPHITEEIKARTYEAAQGSEVILVEIGGTVGDIESQPFLEAIRQMRIDVGMENSVLVHVTYVPYIAAAGELKSKPTQHSVKELRMIGLQPDFLVCRSEKHIDDNLKGKIALFCSVQPNHVVAAQDSKTIYEVPLALNKEHLDELIVERLGLKSQRLNLKGWQNLVNVLARPDHTVKIGVVGKYVELKEAYKSLNEALVHGGVANKARVEISYVDSEKVTDKTVSQLLSKVDGILVPGGFGTRGVDGKLAAIKYAREKQIPFFGICFGMQLAAIEFARNVCGIKDATSREFHAESKRNGNFVIDSMVEQRGLVNKGGTMRLGAYPCAIASNTKAYQVYKSNSITERHRHRFEFNNKFKGLFEKSGMVASGICKERDLVEIIELPDHPWFVAVQYHPEFKSKPLEPHPLFVQFVKASLKNK from the coding sequence TTGAAGCAAAAATTTATTTTTGTAACGGGTGGAGTGGTTTCTTCCATCGGTAAAGGGTTAACTGCAGCAAGCCTCGGGGCGTTGCTGGAGGCTCGTGGCCATAAGGTTACGATCATGAAGTTTGACCCATATTTGAACGTGGATCCAGGAACGATGTCACCGTTTCAGCACGGTGAAGTTTACGTCACTGAGGACGGTGCAGAAACAGATCTAGATTTGGGCCACTATGAGCGTTTTACATCCGCAGTGATGAGTCGTTCGAATTCTGTCTCTACCGGTCAGATTTACGATACAGTTATTGCTCGCGAGCGTCGCGGTGACTATCTGGGCGGTACCGTTCAAGTCATTCCGCACATCACGGAGGAAATCAAAGCGCGCACTTATGAAGCAGCTCAAGGCAGTGAAGTCATCTTGGTTGAAATCGGTGGCACCGTCGGGGATATCGAATCTCAACCGTTTCTAGAAGCTATCCGTCAGATGCGTATTGATGTTGGAATGGAAAACTCTGTTCTTGTGCACGTAACTTACGTCCCTTACATTGCTGCCGCTGGCGAATTGAAGTCAAAACCCACTCAGCACTCGGTTAAAGAATTGCGAATGATTGGTTTGCAGCCGGACTTCCTGGTTTGTCGCAGCGAAAAGCATATCGATGATAATCTTAAAGGTAAGATCGCGTTGTTCTGTTCTGTGCAACCAAATCATGTGGTTGCAGCTCAAGACAGTAAAACTATCTATGAAGTTCCATTGGCTTTGAACAAGGAACATTTGGATGAATTGATTGTTGAGCGCTTGGGGTTGAAATCTCAACGATTAAATCTTAAAGGCTGGCAAAACCTAGTGAATGTATTAGCTCGCCCAGATCACACTGTGAAAATCGGAGTGGTGGGCAAGTATGTCGAGCTGAAAGAAGCCTACAAGTCTTTGAACGAAGCGTTGGTTCACGGGGGTGTTGCCAATAAAGCCCGAGTTGAAATCAGCTATGTTGATTCTGAAAAAGTAACAGACAAAACGGTATCACAATTACTTAGTAAAGTAGATGGCATCCTGGTTCCGGGAGGGTTCGGTACTCGTGGCGTGGATGGGAAGTTAGCTGCTATCAAATACGCACGAGAAAAACAAATTCCATTCTTTGGTATCTGTTTTGGTATGCAGTTGGCTGCGATTGAATTTGCTCGCAATGTTTGTGGTATCAAAGATGCCACCAGCCGCGAATTCCATGCAGAAAGCAAACGCAATGGTAATTTCGTGATTGATTCGATGGTTGAGCAACGTGGCCTAGTGAACAAAGGCGGGACAATGCGTTTAGGCGCATATCCTTGTGCGATCGCTTCTAATACGAAGGCTTACCAAGTTTATAAATCTAACAGCATTACAGAACGTCATCGTCATCGTTTCGAGTTCAACAACAAGTTTAAAGGGTTGTTCGAAAAAAGCGGTATGGTGGCATCTGGTATTTGTAAAGAGCGCGACTTGGTTGAAATTATCGAGTTGCCTGATCATCCTTGGTTTGTGGCCGTTCAATACCACCCTGAATTCAAATCTAAACCTCTTGAGCCACATCCGTTGTTTGTTCAATTTGTTAAAGCTAGTTTGAAGAATAAGTAG
- a CDS encoding KpsF/GutQ family sugar-phosphate isomerase, giving the protein MSKVVEQALKVLDVEAQAVLALKPRIGAEFEQVVKMISGCKGKLVVTGMGKSGQIARKLASTFSSTGTPAVFLHPAEGNHGDLGLVTNDDIIMALSYGGESPEFSGILSFVARKGIPMIALTGKPSSSLAKAAKVTLDIAVSEEACPLGLAPTASSTATLAMGDAVAMCVMAQKGFSSADFAEFHPGGSLGYRLLTRVKDVMHIGDALPTVGLNAPLKEVFSIMTHKDVRGAAGIVDEKGDLVGVITDGQIRRRLDKSNDPFTGQAKDLMTTNPRTIDKNELAEKALFVMEQFQINMLFVLDKESSQPLKPVGILHVQDLLKARVR; this is encoded by the coding sequence ATGTCTAAAGTTGTTGAGCAGGCATTGAAAGTTTTGGATGTTGAGGCACAAGCTGTCTTGGCATTGAAACCCCGTATTGGTGCTGAATTTGAACAAGTCGTTAAAATGATCAGCGGCTGCAAAGGAAAGCTTGTAGTAACTGGTATGGGGAAGTCGGGACAGATTGCTCGTAAACTTGCCAGTACTTTTTCGTCGACAGGGACACCTGCCGTCTTTTTGCATCCTGCTGAAGGCAACCACGGCGATTTAGGGCTCGTTACAAATGACGATATAATTATGGCTTTATCCTATGGCGGGGAGTCTCCCGAGTTTTCCGGTATTTTAAGTTTTGTTGCTCGTAAGGGGATTCCGATGATTGCTCTTACGGGTAAGCCGTCTTCTTCACTAGCTAAGGCAGCTAAAGTCACTTTGGATATCGCCGTGTCAGAGGAAGCATGTCCTTTGGGACTTGCTCCCACTGCTAGCAGCACAGCGACTTTAGCTATGGGTGATGCTGTGGCCATGTGTGTGATGGCTCAAAAAGGATTTAGTTCTGCAGACTTTGCAGAATTCCATCCAGGTGGAAGTCTAGGCTATCGTCTTTTGACTCGTGTGAAAGACGTCATGCATATCGGAGATGCTTTACCGACAGTGGGTTTAAATGCTCCTTTGAAGGAAGTGTTCTCGATCATGACTCATAAAGATGTTCGTGGCGCTGCTGGCATCGTCGATGAAAAAGGTGACTTGGTCGGAGTTATTACTGACGGTCAAATTCGTCGCCGTTTGGATAAATCAAATGATCCATTCACGGGCCAAGCAAAGGACCTGATGACGACCAATCCACGTACGATTGACAAAAATGAATTGGCTGAAAAAGCCTTGTTCGTCATGGAGCAGTTTCAAATCAATATGTTGTTCGTCCTAGATAAAGAGTCCAGCCAGCCATTGAAACCAGTTGGTATTCTGCATGTTCAAGATCTTTTGAAAGCACGTGTACGCTAA
- a CDS encoding tetratricopeptide repeat protein, translated as MRKQLLLLIATSMIMPVVSEAQTAKKAPAKRTAQPAARRAVAPPNAKQQLAKALQMAQNGQYAAAANNLFTLARKPELAAERPQIKYILGTMLMQLKLYQTAAFQFVDVIRSGNPRYSKPAIEKLSIVADGLGDDTILNYAISRVDLNSIPASQKDMVYYRLGEIQRRNGQFAKAIDMFGRVGANSSYYFQALYNRGLSELEANEVPAAITVFQNMIEARGAAPVTDTNKVQAQLALARAFYQKKDWDQAIEAYSQVPRDTLAWHDAVFEQSWAMLRAARFRSAMSNFQTLHSAYYEDFYMPESLLLRSIVYLYICKYDEMEKVLNLFETTYGPIRAKIGNFIKSTNDNTYYYQELEKAKIIKTTDKSANLHLPYIVLRNIMDQGDVKRAMNYLARLNQEKARVEGSPTFRASALGQYSLKIIANRMKNTKLAVGDMMKAHLLNMRAELHDLYEQAGFIRYEMINGRKESVKKKIAGKDLGEQIDDNVNRKFYIENGFQYYPFQGEFWLDEIGNYHYLGKQSCE; from the coding sequence ATGAGAAAACAACTTTTACTCTTGATCGCAACAAGTATGATCATGCCGGTCGTGTCTGAAGCGCAGACGGCAAAAAAAGCACCGGCAAAACGTACGGCTCAACCTGCGGCTCGCAGAGCAGTGGCTCCTCCAAATGCGAAACAGCAATTGGCAAAAGCATTGCAAATGGCTCAAAACGGTCAGTATGCAGCGGCCGCGAATAACTTGTTCACGTTGGCAAGAAAACCAGAACTGGCAGCAGAACGTCCTCAAATTAAATACATTTTGGGTACGATGTTGATGCAATTGAAATTGTATCAAACGGCGGCTTTCCAATTCGTGGATGTGATTCGCTCAGGAAATCCTCGTTATTCTAAACCTGCGATCGAAAAACTTTCTATCGTGGCCGATGGTTTGGGCGATGACACGATTCTAAACTACGCGATTTCACGTGTGGATTTGAACTCGATTCCAGCAAGCCAAAAAGACATGGTTTACTATCGCCTCGGAGAAATCCAGCGTCGTAACGGTCAGTTTGCAAAGGCGATCGATATGTTCGGTCGTGTAGGTGCCAACAGCAGCTATTACTTCCAAGCATTGTACAACCGTGGTTTGTCTGAACTTGAAGCCAATGAAGTTCCAGCAGCGATCACGGTTTTCCAAAACATGATCGAGGCACGTGGTGCCGCGCCCGTCACAGACACAAACAAAGTTCAAGCGCAGTTGGCTTTGGCTCGTGCTTTCTATCAAAAGAAAGATTGGGATCAAGCTATCGAAGCTTACTCTCAAGTCCCTCGCGATACTTTGGCTTGGCATGATGCAGTCTTTGAGCAATCTTGGGCTATGTTGCGTGCAGCTCGTTTCCGTTCAGCGATGAGTAATTTCCAAACTCTCCACTCGGCATATTACGAAGACTTCTATATGCCGGAGAGTTTACTTCTTCGTTCCATTGTTTACCTTTACATCTGTAAATACGATGAAATGGAGAAAGTCTTGAATTTGTTCGAGACGACTTACGGTCCTATTCGCGCAAAAATCGGTAATTTCATCAAGAGCACGAACGACAATACGTATTACTATCAAGAGCTAGAGAAAGCGAAGATCATCAAAACGACTGATAAGTCGGCGAATCTTCACCTTCCCTACATTGTTCTTAGAAACATCATGGATCAAGGCGACGTGAAACGTGCGATGAACTATTTGGCTCGTTTGAACCAAGAAAAAGCGCGTGTTGAAGGCAGCCCCACATTCCGTGCATCGGCTTTGGGTCAGTACTCTTTGAAAATCATCGCAAATCGTATGAAAAACACGAAACTTGCGGTGGGCGATATGATGAAAGCCCATTTGTTGAACATGCGAGCTGAGCTTCACGATCTTTATGAACAAGCTGGCTTTATCCGTTACGAAATGATCAACGGCAGAAAAGAAAGCGTTAAAAAGAAAATTGCTGGCAAAGACTTGGGCGAGCAAATTGACGATAACGTAAACCGTAAGTTCTACATCGAAAACGGCTTCCAGTATTATCCGTTCCAAGGCGAATTCTGGTTGGATGAAATCGGTAACTATCACTATCTGGGCAAACAAAGTTGCGAGTAG
- a CDS encoding flagellar basal body-associated FliL family protein yields MADNENTTKVESANPEGTPEEESSEDLLSLESLDSILEKEDPEFAKSLSSIGPDDPSNPIAIEESDLEYRLEHEIKYWQRQEGWRQKLVKVLPFIPRVTYYARLQHMALRLTWRKSKEQTVHFLKNLGPSLKHWLSDQIGNFKTWLGELGTTFKGFSILQKLGVLVLVAATGVGGVVLYKIATNKLIPHKEELFLPTLEDWADKKEFFEADQVEPFYDSTRVSQNIFSTSKIFANIRRSSQSGSNPMAALEFFVEGTDADVVVEIKDREPEVKDLFLRVVEDMNYDQLSSVEGKQMLCERLRKEINKILTKGKVRRIFYKTAVIKP; encoded by the coding sequence TTGGCTGATAACGAAAACACGACCAAAGTAGAGTCCGCAAATCCTGAGGGCACTCCAGAAGAGGAAAGTTCGGAAGATCTTTTATCACTGGAATCTTTAGATTCTATTTTGGAAAAAGAAGATCCAGAGTTTGCGAAATCTCTGAGTAGTATCGGTCCCGACGATCCGTCGAATCCCATTGCGATTGAAGAATCCGATCTTGAGTACCGACTAGAGCACGAGATTAAGTACTGGCAACGCCAAGAAGGTTGGCGCCAAAAATTGGTGAAGGTTTTACCATTCATTCCGCGCGTGACTTACTATGCTCGTCTGCAACACATGGCTTTGCGTCTGACTTGGAGAAAATCCAAAGAGCAAACCGTCCACTTTTTAAAAAATCTGGGTCCATCACTCAAGCATTGGCTTTCTGATCAGATCGGAAATTTCAAAACGTGGCTGGGAGAATTAGGGACGACGTTTAAAGGGTTTTCAATCCTTCAAAAGCTGGGTGTTTTGGTCTTGGTTGCAGCAACTGGTGTGGGTGGGGTGGTCCTTTATAAAATCGCCACGAATAAGTTGATCCCGCATAAAGAAGAATTATTTCTGCCAACATTAGAAGATTGGGCTGATAAAAAGGAATTTTTCGAAGCGGACCAAGTTGAACCGTTTTACGATTCCACCCGTGTGTCTCAGAATATTTTTAGTACTTCGAAAATTTTTGCGAATATCCGTAGATCTTCACAGTCAGGTTCTAATCCAATGGCCGCTCTTGAGTTTTTCGTAGAGGGGACAGATGCAGATGTGGTCGTTGAAATCAAAGACCGCGAACCTGAAGTGAAGGATTTATTTTTAAGAGTTGTCGAAGACATGAACTACGATCAACTGTCTTCGGTTGAAGGTAAGCAAATGCTGTGTGAACGTCTTCGTAAGGAAATTAACAAGATCCTGACGAAAGGCAAAGTTCGCAGGATCTTTTATAAAACCGCAGTCATTAAACCTTAA
- a CDS encoding outer membrane beta-barrel domain-containing protein, translated as MLKNGLKALIIIGAALLLHKTAFAAELVELPVEELAKESVLPIFDKSVSVKNRRVVTAGRVDANLFYGMALTEPIYDVSKFGASAYYNWNEDNAIGLLFAKNSSGLSTYSNQLHKEYGLDYNRAPKPEMTIMADYNVKVFYGKMSLTKSMVINTMLFGSGALGMVKFENKSYAALALGIGQKFYFSPQWALRFDLRLYMNQAPIPFKKNSMNDGSTGNTSNPIPAKDSFEERLTYTTNLDVGLSYLF; from the coding sequence ATGCTAAAGAATGGTTTGAAAGCCTTGATCATCATTGGTGCAGCTTTGCTTCTTCATAAGACAGCATTCGCGGCTGAGTTGGTTGAGTTGCCAGTAGAAGAGCTGGCCAAAGAGTCCGTACTCCCGATCTTTGATAAATCGGTGAGTGTTAAAAACCGTCGTGTTGTGACCGCAGGCCGCGTAGATGCGAACTTGTTTTACGGTATGGCTTTGACAGAACCGATTTATGACGTCAGTAAATTTGGTGCTTCGGCTTACTACAACTGGAACGAAGACAATGCGATCGGATTGTTGTTTGCTAAGAACTCTTCGGGTCTTTCAACATATTCCAATCAATTGCATAAAGAGTATGGTCTTGATTACAACCGCGCACCAAAACCAGAGATGACGATTATGGCTGACTATAACGTCAAGGTTTTCTATGGAAAAATGTCTCTGACGAAATCGATGGTTATTAATACGATGCTGTTCGGTTCTGGCGCATTAGGTATGGTTAAGTTTGAAAACAAATCATATGCGGCGTTGGCGTTGGGTATCGGTCAAAAGTTTTACTTTAGCCCACAGTGGGCTTTGCGTTTTGATCTTCGTTTGTACATGAATCAAGCACCTATTCCATTTAAAAAGAATTCGATGAACGACGGCTCCACAGGGAATACGTCGAATCCTATTCCAGCTAAAGATTCATTCGAAGAGCGACTCACTTACACTACAAACCTCGATGTCGGTTTGTCTTACTTGTTTTAA
- the yihA gene encoding ribosome biogenesis GTP-binding protein YihA/YsxC, whose product MPKQIRFIKSAVLEKDYPVHKKAEVAIAGRSNAGKSSFINGLATNKIAKVSSTPGKTRLLNFFDMDSFVLVDMPGYGFAARSGDEIRDWHKMIEVYLNSRESLVGLILVMDIRRSWSEDEDLLRRFSETQGFPLAVVLTKADKMSRSQMLQAVNKLKKETGLSAVFATSALKKTGQEEVEDYIYANWIKA is encoded by the coding sequence ATGCCAAAACAGATCAGATTCATTAAAAGTGCAGTTCTTGAAAAAGACTATCCCGTCCATAAAAAAGCCGAAGTGGCTATCGCGGGTAGATCTAATGCGGGCAAGAGTTCCTTCATCAATGGTTTAGCTACAAATAAGATCGCTAAAGTCAGTTCGACTCCGGGTAAAACTCGTTTGTTGAATTTTTTTGATATGGATTCTTTCGTCCTTGTGGATATGCCGGGTTATGGATTTGCGGCACGCTCGGGTGATGAGATCCGTGATTGGCACAAGATGATCGAAGTTTATTTAAATTCTCGTGAAAGTCTTGTTGGTTTAATTTTGGTTATGGATATCCGCAGATCGTGGAGTGAAGATGAAGATCTTCTTCGCCGTTTCTCTGAAACTCAGGGATTCCCGTTGGCGGTGGTTTTAACTAAAGCCGATAAAATGTCCCGTTCACAAATGCTGCAAGCCGTGAACAAGCTAAAAAAAGAAACGGGTCTAAGTGCTGTCTTTGCAACTTCTGCTTTAAAGAAAACAGGGCAAGAGGAAGTTGAAGACTATATTTACGCGAATTGGATCAAAGCATGA